A window of the Proteus terrae subsp. cibarius genome harbors these coding sequences:
- the lspA gene encoding signal peptidase II, with the protein MKKTLCSTGLRWLWLAVAVVVLDLGTKQYFMQTFRLYESVAVMPFFNFTYAHNYGAAFSFLADKGGWQRWFFALIALAICITLLVMMYKNKASAKLSNVAYALIIGGALGNLSDRLIHGFVIDFLDVYVGDWHWPTFNIADMGICIGAGLIIIESFFPDKNVSPQDAKKQK; encoded by the coding sequence ATGAAGAAAACACTTTGCTCTACAGGTTTACGCTGGCTATGGCTAGCTGTCGCCGTAGTGGTGTTGGATTTAGGAACGAAACAGTATTTCATGCAGACATTTCGTCTGTATGAATCTGTTGCTGTGATGCCTTTTTTCAATTTCACTTACGCCCATAACTATGGTGCTGCCTTTAGCTTTTTAGCAGATAAAGGGGGATGGCAACGTTGGTTTTTTGCACTGATTGCATTGGCGATCTGCATTACGTTATTGGTAATGATGTATAAAAACAAGGCGAGTGCCAAACTAAGTAACGTTGCTTATGCGCTAATTATTGGCGGAGCATTGGGTAATCTCTCTGATCGTCTGATCCATGGGTTTGTAATCGATTTCCTTGATGTTTATGTCGGAGATTGGCACTGGCCTACCTTTAATATTGCTGATATGGGGATTTGTATCGGTGCAGGGCTTATCATTATTGAGAGCTTTTTTCCTGATAAAAACGTCAGCCCTCAAGATGCAAAAAAGCAAAAATAA
- the fkpB gene encoding FKBP-type peptidyl-prolyl cis-trans isomerase — protein MVMQVLNDSAVLLNFTLKLADGSVAESTQAHGKPALFRLGDESLSPALEAELLGLSTGDKKTFTLAGEHLFGKYNPDLIQYFMPSDFAESGVPEAGTIMLFTAMNGSEMPGIVRDVTEDSVTVDFNHPLASEEVTFDIEVVSINPEEETTHANTAG, from the coding sequence ATGGTTATGCAGGTACTCAACGACAGCGCAGTGTTGCTGAATTTCACTTTAAAGTTAGCAGATGGCTCTGTTGCTGAATCTACACAAGCGCATGGTAAACCCGCTCTTTTTCGTTTAGGTGATGAAAGTTTATCGCCAGCCTTAGAAGCTGAATTATTGGGATTATCAACGGGAGATAAAAAAACCTTTACGCTTGCGGGTGAACATCTTTTTGGTAAATACAATCCTGACTTGATCCAATACTTTATGCCTTCTGACTTTGCAGAGTCTGGTGTGCCAGAAGCAGGCACTATCATGCTATTTACAGCAATGAATGGCAGTGAAATGCCGGGCATTGTAAGAGATGTCACTGAAGATTCTGTGACGGTTGATTTTAATCATCCGTTAGCGTCAGAAGAAGTGACATTTGATATTGAAGTTGTCAGCATCAATCCAGAGGAGGAAACAACGCATGCAAATACTGCTGGCTAA
- the ispH gene encoding 4-hydroxy-3-methylbut-2-enyl diphosphate reductase, with amino-acid sequence MQILLANPRGFCAGVDRAISIVDRALEIYGAPIYVRHEVVHNRYVVNDLRERGAIFIEEISEVPDNAILIFSAHGVSQAIRQEARSRNLTMLYDATCPLVTKVHMEVARASRKGKEAILIGHAGHPEVEGTMGQYNNPEGGMYLVESPADVWKLEVKDEDNLCFMTQTTLSVDDTSEVIDALNTRFPKIIGPRKDDICYATTNRQEAARELAEKADVVFVVGSKNSSNSNRLAELAQRAGKPSYLIDSFEDIDESWVANANIVGVTAGASAPDILVQQVLERLKTFGADEVIELSGREENIVFEVPKELRLDYKVIE; translated from the coding sequence ATGCAAATACTGCTGGCTAACCCACGAGGCTTTTGTGCGGGTGTTGACCGAGCTATCAGCATTGTTGACCGCGCTCTGGAAATCTATGGCGCACCTATTTATGTTCGTCACGAAGTCGTTCATAACCGCTATGTCGTTAACGACTTACGTGAACGTGGCGCTATCTTTATTGAAGAAATTTCAGAAGTTCCTGATAACGCGATTTTAATTTTTTCTGCTCATGGTGTTTCTCAAGCTATTCGCCAAGAAGCTCGTTCACGTAATTTAACCATGCTTTATGATGCAACGTGCCCATTAGTCACTAAAGTTCATATGGAAGTGGCAAGAGCAAGTCGTAAAGGCAAAGAAGCGATTTTAATAGGCCATGCGGGACATCCTGAAGTTGAAGGCACAATGGGGCAATACAATAACCCTGAAGGGGGAATGTATTTAGTTGAGTCACCTGCTGATGTTTGGAAATTAGAAGTAAAAGATGAAGATAATCTTTGCTTTATGACTCAAACAACGCTTTCTGTTGATGATACATCTGAAGTGATTGATGCTTTAAATACACGCTTCCCAAAAATTATTGGGCCTCGTAAAGATGATATCTGCTATGCAACAACCAATCGCCAAGAAGCTGCAAGAGAACTTGCAGAAAAAGCAGATGTTGTATTCGTAGTTGGCTCTAAAAACTCATCGAACTCTAATCGTTTAGCAGAGCTTGCACAGCGAGCAGGTAAGCCTTCTTATCTTATCGATAGTTTTGAAGATATTGATGAGTCATGGGTTGCTAATGCAAATATTGTTGGCGTTACCGCAGGAGCTTCAGCGCCAGATATTTTAGTTCAACAAGTCTTAGAACGTTTAAAAACCTTTGGTGCTGATGAAGTGATTGAATTATCGGGGCGTGAAGAAAATATTGTTTTTGAAGTCCCGAAAGAGCTTCGTTTAGATTATAAAGTTATCGAATAA
- the dapB gene encoding 4-hydroxy-tetrahydrodipicolinate reductase, with the protein MSAKELRLAVVGAGGRMGRQLIQAISQQEGTILGAAFERTNSSLIGADAGELAGIGHIGITITDNLLAQANEFDVLIDFTRPEGTLSHIAFCVEQKKGMIIGTTGFDDEGKKAIDDAAKIIPIVFAANFSVGVNLVLKLLEKAAKVMGSYSDIEIVEAHHRHKVDAPSGTALAMGESIADALGRDLKQCAVYERVGHTGERDPQSIGFATIRAGDIVGEHTAIFADIGERVEISHKASSRMTFANGAVKASVWLSGKKHGLYNMKDVLSLEDL; encoded by the coding sequence ATGTCTGCAAAAGAACTTCGTCTTGCTGTCGTTGGTGCTGGTGGTCGAATGGGGCGCCAATTAATTCAGGCAATTTCTCAACAAGAAGGAACCATTTTAGGTGCTGCTTTTGAGCGTACTAATTCTTCATTGATTGGCGCTGATGCCGGAGAATTAGCGGGTATCGGGCATATCGGTATCACAATCACTGATAACTTGTTGGCTCAAGCGAATGAATTTGATGTATTAATTGATTTTACGCGTCCTGAAGGAACACTTTCTCATATCGCATTTTGTGTAGAGCAGAAAAAAGGCATGATCATTGGTACAACGGGCTTTGATGATGAAGGCAAAAAAGCCATAGATGATGCAGCGAAAATCATCCCGATCGTGTTTGCCGCTAACTTTAGTGTTGGCGTTAACTTAGTACTTAAATTACTTGAAAAAGCAGCTAAAGTGATGGGATCTTACTCTGATATTGAAATCGTAGAAGCTCACCATCGTCATAAAGTTGATGCGCCATCAGGTACTGCATTAGCAATGGGAGAGTCTATTGCAGATGCGTTAGGTCGTGATCTTAAACAGTGCGCAGTTTATGAGCGAGTAGGGCACACGGGAGAGCGTGATCCTCAAAGTATCGGATTCGCTACTATTCGAGCAGGCGATATTGTGGGAGAGCACACTGCCATTTTTGCTGATATTGGTGAGCGAGTAGAGATAAGCCATAAGGCTTCTAGTCGAATGACATTTGCAAATGGCGCTGTTAAGGCATCTGTTTGGTTGAGTGGTAAAAAACATGGTCTTTATAATATGAAGGATGTGCTTTCATTGGAAGATTTGTAA
- the carA gene encoding glutamine-hydrolyzing carbamoyl-phosphate synthase small subunit, producing the protein MIRKAILVLEDGTEFHGKSIGAEGAAIGEVVFNTSMTGYQEILTDPSYSQQIVTLTYPHIGNTGVNRSDEESETIHAQGLIIRDLPLVMSNYRAQETLSDYLKRQNIVAIADIDTRKLTRLLREKGAQNGCIIAGEHLDTKLALEQAKAFPGLKGMDLAKTVTVKQPYQWTQGSWTLESELPKAKLATELPLHIVAYDFGVKRNILRMLVDRGCRVTVVPAQTSAQDVLALSPDGIFLSNGPGDPEPCDYAINAIQTFLTTDIPVFGICLGHQLLALASGAKTIKMKFGHHGGNHPVKDLDKNTVMITAQNHGFAVDETSLPANLRVTHKSLFDGSLQGIHRTDKPAFSFQGHPEASPGPHDAAPLFDHFIELIAQYRQNLQSVTTK; encoded by the coding sequence TTGATTAGAAAAGCTATACTGGTTCTAGAAGATGGGACCGAATTCCACGGCAAGTCGATTGGCGCAGAAGGCGCCGCCATCGGTGAAGTCGTTTTTAATACTTCAATGACCGGTTATCAAGAAATACTAACCGACCCTTCTTACTCCCAACAAATTGTTACTCTCACTTATCCCCACATTGGCAATACCGGCGTTAATCGTTCAGACGAAGAATCAGAAACCATTCATGCTCAAGGCTTAATTATTCGCGACTTGCCATTAGTGATGAGCAACTATCGTGCGCAAGAAACGTTATCTGATTATCTTAAACGCCAAAATATTGTTGCTATTGCGGACATTGATACACGTAAGTTAACTCGTTTGTTGAGAGAAAAAGGCGCGCAAAACGGTTGTATTATCGCCGGTGAACATCTTGATACCAAACTTGCTCTTGAACAAGCCAAAGCCTTTCCTGGCTTAAAGGGGATGGATTTAGCCAAAACAGTAACTGTCAAACAGCCTTACCAATGGACTCAAGGAAGTTGGACACTAGAGAGTGAATTACCTAAAGCTAAATTAGCGACTGAATTGCCACTGCATATTGTGGCGTATGATTTTGGTGTGAAACGTAATATTTTACGTATGTTGGTGGATAGAGGGTGTCGAGTCACTGTTGTACCAGCACAAACATCAGCTCAAGATGTTTTAGCTCTTTCTCCTGATGGTATTTTTCTTTCCAATGGCCCCGGGGATCCAGAGCCCTGCGATTATGCCATTAACGCCATTCAAACTTTTTTAACTACCGATATTCCAGTATTTGGTATTTGCTTAGGGCATCAATTACTTGCATTAGCTAGCGGTGCTAAAACCATCAAAATGAAATTTGGTCACCACGGTGGTAATCATCCTGTTAAAGATCTAGATAAAAATACTGTGATGATCACAGCGCAAAATCATGGATTTGCTGTTGATGAAACATCACTTCCAGCCAATTTACGTGTGACACATAAATCTCTGTTTGATGGTTCTTTACAAGGTATTCATCGTACAGATAAACCAGCGTTCAGTTTCCAAGGCCACCCAGAAGCTAGCCCAGGACCACATGATGCCGCACCTCTTTTTGATCACTTTATCGAGCTTATCGCGCAATATCGTCAAAACCTGCAATCAGTGACAACAAAATAA
- the carB gene encoding carbamoyl-phosphate synthase large subunit: MAKRTDIKTILILGAGPIVIGQACEFDYSGAQACKALREEGYRVVLVNSNPATIMTDPEMADATYIEPIHWQVVRKIIEKERPDAVLPTMGGQTALNCALELERQGVLAEFGVTMIGATADAIDKAEDRQRFDKAMKKIGLDTARSGIAHSLDEAFAVAEQVGFPCIIRPSFTMGGTGGGIAYNREEFEEICIRGLDLSPTNELLIDESLIGWKEYEMEVVRDKNDNCIIVCSIENFDAMGIHTGDSITVAPAQTLTDKEYQIMRNASMAVLREIGVETGGSNVQFAVDPKTGRLIVIEMNPRVSRSSALASKATGFPIAKVAAKLAVGYTLDELMNDITGGRTPASFEPSIDYVVTKIPRFNFEKFAGTNDRLTTQMKSVGEVMAIGRTQQESLQKALRGLEVGATGFDPKVDLDDPEALTKIRRELKEAGSDRIWYIADAFRAGLSVDGVFNLTNIDRWFLVQIEEIVRLEEKVSEVGIKGLSADFLRQLKRKGFADARLAKILNVKEHAIRQLREQYQLHPVYKRVDTCAAEFATDTAYMYSTYEEECEANPHQDKPKVMILGGGPNRIGQGIEFDYCCVHAALALREDGYETIMVNCNPETVSTDYDTSDRLYFEPVTLEDVLEIVRIERPKGVIVQYGGQTPLKLARALETEGVPVIGTTPDAIDKAEDRERFQKAVDKLGLKQPENATVTALEEAVEKAQLIGYPLVVRPSYVLGGRAMEIVYDEVDLRRYFQTAVSVSNDAPVLLDRFLDDAIEVDIDAICDGKQVVIGGIMEHIEQAGVHSGDSACSLPAYTLSKEIQDVMRKQVRELAFELGVKGLMNAQFAVKGDDVYLIEVNPRAARTVPFVSKATGVPLAKVAARVMIGQSLEEQGVTKEVIPPYYSVKEVVLPFNKFAGVDPILGPEMRSTGEVMGVGTTFAQAFAKAMLGSSSTMKKKGRALLSVREGDKKRVVDLATKLLKSGFELDATHGTAIVLGEAGINPRLVNKVHEGRPHIEDRIKNGEYDYIVNTTSGRQAIEDSKIIRRSALRYKVHYDTTLNGGFATTLSLTADPTASVISVQEMHEKIRKA; this comes from the coding sequence ATGGCTAAAAGAACAGATATCAAAACAATCCTGATTTTAGGTGCTGGGCCGATTGTTATTGGGCAAGCGTGTGAATTTGATTATTCAGGTGCTCAAGCATGTAAAGCCCTACGTGAAGAGGGATATCGAGTTGTTTTGGTAAATTCAAATCCTGCAACCATTATGACCGATCCTGAAATGGCCGATGCAACGTACATCGAGCCTATTCACTGGCAAGTTGTGAGAAAAATTATTGAAAAAGAGCGCCCTGATGCGGTATTACCGACAATGGGGGGGCAAACTGCACTGAACTGCGCGCTAGAGTTAGAGCGCCAAGGTGTTTTAGCTGAGTTTGGTGTCACCATGATTGGTGCAACAGCTGATGCAATTGATAAAGCAGAAGATAGACAACGCTTTGATAAAGCGATGAAAAAAATCGGTTTAGATACTGCGCGTTCAGGTATTGCACATAGCCTCGATGAAGCTTTTGCTGTTGCTGAACAAGTTGGTTTTCCATGTATTATTCGCCCTTCATTCACAATGGGCGGAACAGGTGGTGGGATCGCCTATAATCGCGAAGAATTCGAAGAAATCTGTATTCGCGGTTTAGATTTATCACCAACCAATGAATTATTAATTGATGAATCGTTGATTGGTTGGAAAGAGTACGAAATGGAAGTTGTGCGCGATAAAAACGACAACTGCATTATCGTCTGTTCTATCGAAAACTTCGATGCAATGGGAATTCATACGGGGGATTCCATTACCGTTGCGCCAGCACAAACCCTTACCGACAAAGAGTATCAAATTATGCGTAATGCCTCGATGGCGGTATTACGTGAAATCGGTGTTGAAACTGGCGGTTCTAACGTTCAGTTTGCCGTTGATCCAAAAACAGGGCGCTTGATTGTTATCGAAATGAATCCTCGTGTTTCGCGTTCATCCGCGCTTGCCTCTAAAGCAACTGGTTTCCCAATTGCGAAAGTTGCTGCAAAATTAGCGGTAGGTTATACCCTTGATGAGCTGATGAATGATATCACTGGCGGGAGAACACCAGCCTCTTTCGAACCATCCATTGATTATGTTGTGACAAAAATCCCTCGCTTTAACTTTGAAAAATTTGCAGGAACAAATGACAGATTAACAACACAAATGAAATCTGTTGGCGAAGTGATGGCGATTGGTAGAACACAACAAGAGTCCTTACAAAAAGCATTACGCGGTCTTGAAGTGGGGGCAACAGGTTTTGATCCTAAAGTCGATTTAGACGACCCTGAAGCATTAACGAAAATTCGCCGTGAGCTGAAAGAAGCTGGCTCAGACAGAATTTGGTATATCGCAGATGCTTTCCGCGCAGGATTATCTGTTGATGGTGTATTTAATCTCACCAATATTGACCGCTGGTTCTTAGTTCAAATTGAAGAAATCGTTCGTCTTGAAGAAAAAGTGAGTGAAGTCGGTATCAAAGGATTAAGCGCTGATTTCTTGCGTCAGTTAAAACGTAAAGGCTTTGCTGATGCACGCCTAGCTAAAATACTTAACGTAAAAGAGCATGCCATTCGCCAATTACGTGAGCAATATCAGCTACATCCTGTTTATAAACGTGTTGATACTTGTGCGGCAGAATTTGCTACTGATACGGCTTATATGTACTCAACTTATGAAGAAGAGTGCGAGGCAAATCCACATCAAGATAAACCTAAAGTGATGATTTTAGGTGGTGGACCAAATCGTATAGGGCAAGGGATTGAATTTGATTATTGCTGTGTTCATGCGGCTCTTGCGTTGCGTGAAGACGGTTACGAAACCATCATGGTGAACTGTAACCCTGAAACGGTTTCAACGGATTATGACACCTCTGACAGACTCTATTTTGAACCTGTTACGTTAGAAGATGTGCTTGAAATTGTACGTATCGAAAGACCGAAAGGGGTGATCGTGCAATATGGTGGACAGACACCATTAAAATTAGCCCGAGCGTTAGAAACAGAAGGTGTACCAGTGATTGGGACAACACCAGATGCTATTGATAAAGCAGAAGATCGTGAACGTTTCCAAAAAGCTGTTGATAAATTAGGGCTTAAACAGCCTGAAAATGCCACTGTAACCGCGTTAGAAGAAGCTGTAGAGAAAGCACAACTGATTGGGTATCCACTGGTGGTTCGTCCTTCTTATGTACTTGGCGGACGTGCAATGGAAATTGTTTATGACGAAGTTGATTTACGTCGTTATTTCCAAACTGCAGTCAGTGTGTCAAATGACGCACCTGTCTTATTAGACCGTTTTCTTGATGATGCGATTGAAGTTGATATTGATGCGATTTGTGACGGTAAACAAGTCGTGATTGGTGGCATTATGGAGCATATCGAACAAGCAGGTGTTCACTCTGGTGACTCGGCTTGCTCCTTGCCTGCTTATACCCTAAGCAAAGAAATTCAAGATGTGATGCGTAAACAAGTTCGTGAACTTGCTTTTGAATTAGGTGTAAAAGGGTTAATGAATGCACAATTCGCGGTGAAAGGTGATGATGTTTATCTTATTGAAGTTAATCCTCGTGCAGCTCGTACCGTACCTTTTGTGTCAAAAGCCACTGGCGTACCATTAGCAAAAGTCGCTGCACGCGTAATGATTGGTCAAAGTCTTGAAGAACAAGGTGTAACAAAAGAAGTTATTCCGCCTTATTACTCTGTAAAAGAAGTCGTTTTGCCTTTCAATAAGTTTGCGGGTGTTGATCCGATTTTAGGGCCTGAAATGCGTTCAACAGGCGAAGTTATGGGCGTTGGAACAACCTTTGCTCAAGCCTTTGCTAAAGCGATGTTAGGCAGCAGTTCTACCATGAAGAAAAAAGGTAGAGCACTTCTTTCTGTACGTGAAGGTGATAAAAAGCGAGTTGTTGATTTGGCGACGAAATTGCTAAAAAGTGGATTTGAATTAGATGCTACACATGGTACAGCCATTGTATTAGGCGAAGCGGGAATAAATCCTCGCTTAGTCAATAAAGTGCATGAAGGCCGACCACATATTGAAGATAGAATTAAAAATGGTGAATACGACTATATTGTTAATACCACATCTGGTCGTCAAGCCATTGAAGATTCTAAAATTATTCGTCGCAGTGCATTAAGATATAAAGTCCATTATGACACGACGTTAAATGGTGGATTTGCAACAACACTGTCCTTAACAGCCGATCCGACGGCGAGTGTTATTTCAGTTCAAGAAATGCACGAAAAGATAAGAAAGGCTTAA